CTTCGATTCGATGTGGTCCGCCGATCGACGGACGAGGTCGACGAGGCCCTCCGCGTCGAGGCGCGGGCGGACGGGGGTGAGCATGCCGACGAGCACGCCGGCGATGGATGGATGCACGCCCGCGCGGAGGAAGCCGTCCCAGACGAGGATCCCCGCCGGGAGGTAGAGGAACGCGCGGCGGATCCCGAGCCGCTGCATCGTCAAGATCGCCCCCGTGCCCGCGGCGAGGACGGCGAGGCCCGACACGTCGAGGCTGCTCGAGTAGAAGAGCGCGATCACTACGATGCCGCCGAGGTCGTCGATGATCGCGAGCGCGAGGAGCAGCACGCGCAGCGCGGGCGGCACCCGCTTGCCGAGCAACGCGAGGACCCCGACCGCGAACGCGATGTCGGTCGCCATCGGGACGCCCCATCCGCGGCGCGCCTCGGGATGCGCGGCGGCGATCGCCGTGTAGAAGAGCGCGGGCGCGAGCATGCCGCCCGCCGCCGCGACGATGGGCAGCGCCGCGCGCCGCCACGTCGCGAGCTCGCCCTCGTGGATCTCGCGCCGGATCTCGAGGCCGACGACGAAGAAGAAGACCGTCATCAGGCCGTCGTTGACCCAGAAGTGGAGCGGACGCTCGACGTTCAGCGCGCCGGCGCGGACGCCGAGCGGCAGGTCGACGAGGTGATGGTACGCGCCCGCCCACGAGGAGTTGGCGGCGGCGATCGCGGCGATCGCGGCGGCGAGGAGGACGACGCCGCTCGCGGCCTGGATCCGCAAGAACGACTCGATCGGCGAGACGAGGCGCTGCAGCCATCGCCGCGCCGCGGGCGATGCTTCTGGCGGGACAGGGAGATCGTGTTCGACGTGCTGCCGGGGACCCAACGCAAACCTCCCTGCAGCGTGCGCTGCACGAGAGGGTTGGCGGCCCGACCAACCTCACCGACCTGACGTGGACGCTCTCGCGCCACGGCACCCACGCCATCGAATAGACGAAGCGCGCCCGGCGTTCAAGCGCGTCTACGTCGCGTCGGGCGCGCCGGCGTCGGACGGCGCAGGAGGCGGGCGCTTCGGATCCGCGATCGTCGGCTTCGCGGTCGGGGCGAGCGGGGCCGTGTCCGGATCCGGCGCGGGCGCGCCTGCGTCGCCGGCGTAGCGCTTCGGATCGTAGCCGCTCGCGGCGGCGCAGGCGGCGCACGCGAGGAGCAGGAGCGGGAGCGCGAGGGCGAGGCGCGTCATCGCGCGACGTCCGGCGCGGGGTGCTCTCTCCACGCGGTCAAGAAATGGAGGTCGGGCGGATCGCCGTGGCACGTGGCGCAGTCGTGCTCGCGGCCGTCGGTGCGCTTCAGCTTGCCTTCGTAGACGTCGGTCATGAAGTCGGTGACCTTCGATTTGTCGCGGCGGTCGAGCACGAAGAGCGCGCCTTGATGGCACGAGTCGCAGTACGCGGGCTCGCCGTCGTCGAGCGCGACGACGCGCGTCAGCTCGTTGTACATGCGCTTCGCGACGCGCTTGCGCCGCGTGTCGGCCGCCCAGTCGACGCCGGCGTGGCAGTCGACGCACGCGACGCCGAGCGACTCGGTGAAGGTCCGCATCACCGCGAGCTTCTGGCGGCGATCGAGCGACTCGATCGGCGGCAGGTCCTTCGGGTCGAGCCCGGCCGCCCTCAGCTTGCCGCCGAGCGTGCTCGCGCGCACGGGCGGCATCGCGCCTTCGCCGCGCTTCGGCAGCGCGGCCTCCGTCGTGCTCGTCCGCGCAGGCGGCCGCGCCGGCGCGCCGCACGCCGCGAGCCAGACCGACAGAACGAGGAGCCCCGAGCCGACGCGCACGCCGCGAGGCTACTCGATCCGGCCGCGGCGCGTCACTGCGTCGCCGCGCGCGCGACGAAGACGGTGGGCTCCTCGGAGGGGCCCTGCTCCACCGCGATCGGCTGCGCGAGCACGTCGCCCGGCTTCGCGCCGTCGGCGAAGCGCGTGAGCCCCGCCTTCACGTCGGCGGGGAGCCGCGACCGCGCGAGGTGCTCGCGCTCGACGACGATCGGCTTCGGCCGCTTCTCGTCCGCGCTCGCGGTCTCGCCGAGGACCGCGACGACGGCGTCCGCGATCGCGGCCCGCGCCGGCGCGCCGTCCTTCAACCGCGCCGCGAGCTCGCGCGCGAGCCGCTTCGCGAGGACGGGCGCCATCGCGTCCCGGTAGGCCCGCGCGACGAGCTCCTCCGACGGCTTCGACTTCTTGATGACGTGGAACCCGTCGTCGCTAGGGACGAGCGCCGGCGCGACCTCGCCCACCTTCAGCTTCGCGTAGGCGTCGCGGACCGGCTCGGCGAAGTCTCGCACCTTCTCGTCCGCGTGCTCGCGGGGGTCTTCGCTCGACTCGCGCGCGAGCTTGTCGAAGTCCTCGCCCTTCTTGATCCGGTCGAGCAAGGCTTGCGCCTTCTTCTTCGCCGCCGGGTCGCCCTTGCCCTTGATCAGGATGTGGCGGAACGACTGCGCCGGCGCGTCCTTCCAGGTCTCGAGCTCGAGCGGCATCGTCTTCGCGACCCACGGGATCCGGATCGCGACGACCTCGACGAAGAGCGGCGCGCGCGAGGCGGGGGCGGTGACGACGGGGCCCGGCGGGGTCGGCGGCGGCGCCGCCGCCGGATTCGGCGCCCCTCCGCAAGCGACGACGAACGCGAGCGAAGACGCGAGCGCCCTCACGCGACGTACCGGCGCACGACGTCCTCGAGGCGCTCCTCTTCGTCCTCCTCGAGGTCCCCGACCGCGAGCACGTTGAGGCGGTCGGGCGTCGCGAGCATCGCGGCCAGGTCCTGGATCTGCTTCGCCGTCACCGCGGCGTTGCGCGCGATGCGCTCCTCGATCGACTCGTGGCGATCGAAGAGGATCCCCGCGGCGTAGAAGCCGGCGAGCTCCTCCGGCGAGTCCATCATCGAGCGCATGTCCCAGCGGTGACGGCGGCGCGCCTTCTCGAGCTCCTCCGGCGTGGGGCCGGTGCGCGCGAGCTCGCGGAAGAGGCCCGTGATCTCCTCCGCCACCGTCGCCGCCCGCGCGTGCTGCACGCCCGCCGCGAAGTCGACGATGCCGTCGTCGTCGTAGCCGTCGTACTGCGCGCTCACGTCGTAGCAGAGGCCCTTGTCGTCGACGACGCGGTGGTAGAGCCGCGTCGACATGCCGTCGTCGAGGAGCCGCATCATCATGTCCATCACGTGCCGCTGCGGCGCGACGTCGGGCACGGCGCGGAAGCAGACGCGGAGCTCGGTCTGGCTCGAGACGTTCTCGACGACGTCGAAGCGCGCCGCCTTCTGCGCGTGCTTCGGCGGCGCGCTCGTCACGCGCGTGCCCTTCGGCAGGCGTCCGAAGTGCTCCGCCGCGAGCTCGAGCGCGCGATCGGGGCCGACGTTGCCCGAGAACACGAGCACGGAGTTCGCCGCGTTGTAGTGGCGCGCGTGGTGCGCGACGAGCATCTCGCGGTCGAAGGAGCGGACGCGCTTCTCGTCGCCGGTGATCGTGAAGCCGAGCGGGTGATCGGGGTAGATCATCTCGCGCGACAGGTTGTCGGCGTCGACCTGACGGCCCTCGTCGTCGAGGTCCTCCAGGATCTCCTCGCAGACGATCTCCTTCTCGACGTCGATGTCCGCGAAGGTCGGCGACGTCATCACGTCGGCGAAGAGCGCGGTCGTGGGCTCCAGCGTCTCGGCCGGCAGCGTGACGGAGAAGACGCCGAAGTCGACCTGCGTCGCGGCGTAGAGGTAGCCGCCGAGGCCCTCGAAGGCGAGGTTCACGTCGTGCGCGTGCGGCAGCCGCGGCGTGCCGCGGTAGAGCATGTGCTCGAGGAAGTGGGAGAGGCCGTTCTCCTTCGCCGTCTCGAAGCGGGAGCCGACCCGGACGTAGAGCGCGACGTGCGCGCGATGGAGCGCGGGCTGCGGAGCGACGACG
The Labilithrix sp. genome window above contains:
- the nhaA gene encoding Na+/H+ antiporter NhaA → MGPRQHVEHDLPVPPEASPAARRWLQRLVSPIESFLRIQAASGVVLLAAAIAAIAAANSSWAGAYHHLVDLPLGVRAGALNVERPLHFWVNDGLMTVFFFVVGLEIRREIHEGELATWRRAALPIVAAAGGMLAPALFYTAIAAAHPEARRGWGVPMATDIAFAVGVLALLGKRVPPALRVLLLALAIIDDLGGIVVIALFYSSSLDVSGLAVLAAGTGAILTMQRLGIRRAFLYLPAGILVWDGFLRAGVHPSIAGVLVGMLTPVRPRLDAEGLVDLVRRSADHIESKLGGGRDHEALAHEASYLVLAQREALSPSLRLQRALHPWVAFGVMPLFAAVNAGVSIRGSSFSVVSAGIVAGLLAGKPLGILAACAIAVRTRLVALPRGVGWRELSVLGLIAGIGFTISLFVATLAFPSETELASAKTGILVASVLAMVLGLAGGRVLLRGPMRGAAESESEAEGADDV
- a CDS encoding peptidylprolyl isomerase, coding for MRALASSLAFVVACGGAPNPAAAPPPTPPGPVVTAPASRAPLFVEVVAIRIPWVAKTMPLELETWKDAPAQSFRHILIKGKGDPAAKKKAQALLDRIKKGEDFDKLARESSEDPREHADEKVRDFAEPVRDAYAKLKVGEVAPALVPSDDGFHVIKKSKPSEELVARAYRDAMAPVLAKRLARELAARLKDGAPARAAIADAVVAVLGETASADEKRPKPIVVEREHLARSRLPADVKAGLTRFADGAKPGDVLAQPIAVEQGPSEEPTVFVARAATQ
- a CDS encoding insulinase family protein, with the protein product MAGLEAARFHTLANGLPVVVAPQPALHRAHVALYVRVGSRFETAKENGLSHFLEHMLYRGTPRLPHAHDVNLAFEGLGGYLYAATQVDFGVFSVTLPAETLEPTTALFADVMTSPTFADIDVEKEIVCEEILEDLDDEGRQVDADNLSREMIYPDHPLGFTITGDEKRVRSFDREMLVAHHARHYNAANSVLVFSGNVGPDRALELAAEHFGRLPKGTRVTSAPPKHAQKAARFDVVENVSSQTELRVCFRAVPDVAPQRHVMDMMMRLLDDGMSTRLYHRVVDDKGLCYDVSAQYDGYDDDGIVDFAAGVQHARAATVAEEITGLFRELARTGPTPEELEKARRRHRWDMRSMMDSPEELAGFYAAGILFDRHESIEERIARNAAVTAKQIQDLAAMLATPDRLNVLAVGDLEEDEEERLEDVVRRYVA